The Candidatus Cloacimonadota bacterium genome contains the following window.
ATCATATCAAATCAGAGGAGGAGAATAGTGCCGCAAGCGGATACTATGGATGATTCAACATCACAGATATTAAAACAACCAAGACCTCTCATATATAGATGGCTTGGAGACCGGATTTTTTCATTATCCATCTTCACGCTGGGTATTACAGTGATACTATGTACTGCTATCATGGCATTAGTACTATATGGAGATGGTGCTTCATCTATCAAGGAATTCGGTTTCTTTGGTTTTCTGACCGGAAAGGTTTGGGACCCTGCCATTAAAATGCAGTTTGGCGCTTATCCTTTTATTTTGGGTACTCTCATCACCAGTATTCTATCTCTGGCAATCTCTTTTATACCTGCTTTAGCTGTTGCGGTTTTTACTGCCGAATACTCTCCGGCTTGGCTGTCTCATATTATTGACAATCTAGTCAATTTGATCGCTGCAGTCCCATCAGTGATCATTGGTCTGTGGGGAATCTTTGTTTTTGCCCCGTTTATGAGAGATACTTTTTACATGAATATTTATCTCTGGTCTTTGGATCATTTTCCTGCCTTGCTCCCCTTCTTAGGTAATCCCATAGGTTATGGTATGGCAACTGCCATTTTGATACTGGCTTTGATGATCATTCCCTATACGACGGCTCTGGCTGTGGATGCCTTTAAAAAAGTGCCCAAAGATCAAAGAGAAGCAGCTTATGCTCTGGGAGCGACAAAATGGGAAGTAATCAGGATGGCGGTAATACCTTACGCTCGGGGAGGAATCTTAGCCGGTGTTATGCTTTCTTTTGGTAGAGCAATCGGTGAAACGATGGCTGTAGCCATGTTGATAGGTAATAAAAATACTTTGCCTTTTACTATTATGGGTCCTGCTTCAACGATGCCTTCTGTCATTGTTAATGAGTTCCGGGAAGCTGTGGAAAACCTTCATCTTTCCAGTCTTATTGCTGTTGGTTTTTATCTTTTTATTGTCTCTCTGATTGTTAATTTGATAGCAGCTTACATACAGAGAAGATTTTCTCTTACAGGGGCTCGAACCGTATGAAAACTTTAAAGCAGAGATACTTTTTTCAGAATCTGATGAAGACTTTTCTGATCATCAACACAATTGCTGTTTTAATACCCCTGATCATAATCATTGTTTACGTTGTTGTTCAAGGAATCGGTGCAA
Protein-coding sequences here:
- the pstC gene encoding phosphate ABC transporter permease subunit PstC, translated to MDDSTSQILKQPRPLIYRWLGDRIFSLSIFTLGITVILCTAIMALVLYGDGASSIKEFGFFGFLTGKVWDPAIKMQFGAYPFILGTLITSILSLAISFIPALAVAVFTAEYSPAWLSHIIDNLVNLIAAVPSVIIGLWGIFVFAPFMRDTFYMNIYLWSLDHFPALLPFLGNPIGYGMATAILILALMIIPYTTALAVDAFKKVPKDQREAAYALGATKWEVIRMAVIPYARGGILAGVMLSFGRAIGETMAVAMLIGNKNTLPFTIMGPASTMPSVIVNEFREAVENLHLSSLIAVGFYLFIVSLIVNLIAAYIQRRFSLTGARTV